In Pangasianodon hypophthalmus isolate fPanHyp1 chromosome 13, fPanHyp1.pri, whole genome shotgun sequence, the genomic window GAAAGAAGtatcatgtaaggaataaagcatgacgggatgtgttgttatagggaTACGATCAAgtacagggtggtgtgatgccagCCTGCAGCTGATCACATTCcatgaagtggtttattcctcacagcaatttgtcaacgcTAACAATCGCatacttattaaagaaatacacatcatacttttcacCCATTCATTGtcacgtttaatgttgtggaatgtccagaGTGAGCAGtcattcactcaccagcctctttttttccccctctctatTGAAATTAAtatgtcatgttacagagaaaccacaaagcccacCTTTGTCAGAAGACATAAAGTTTCAGCTTTATCTCtagctgttacaaagcactgacactggagactccttccaaaatttctaaataaacatttcctcacagaaaacatgttttttttttttgtttgtttttttaaatatgtttctaCGGCGTGTCCACCATCTTTTGATCacaaacccaaatgttttcagaCAAAAGAATTGTCCTTTCGGAGGGAACTGTATGTCAAATCCATAATGATCTTATATACACAGAGCATATACTATACATATGCTATACTTATGAAAAAGTAACAACTAATTTATCAAGAGATAAACTGGGAAATATGGTAAAATCTATAAGCAATACATTGTCAATTAGTATATTTAGATTGtatattttatgacatttaGCATGAACAAATCATACCTTTCTGAGAGTAAGCACCCGTTTCTTTGTGCCAACCACACAACCTTTCACCATCACAAAGTCATTGTTCACCTCTCCATAATGAGGAAAGCCTCCCTGTTGGAAAGAACCatgttttatttgcatgtgACATTTAGAAATGGCAGTTGACATGCACAACTCATGTTTTGAGGAAATAAATAATGGAATCcactaaaacaaataaacttttttttgttcaaagtGGAATAAATTATGAATTTTGCTCTCATTACCAGTGGAGTAATGCTCTTCTGAGTTGTGTCATAACTAGTGGAGGCATTGTTGCACACCACTTTGCCTTCTTGGATATGAATCCCTTTTCCGATACGgtagatctaaaaaaaaataataataaaaaaaaaacactacctGTGAGCTGGAGGTGAACAGATGCTAATTCAATACATTATACCAAATGAACTTCAGATCAGTTTTAgttgatatacagtacatgtgaatatacagtatgttcattcAAAGAGAATATGAATAGCAGACCTTTTTGTTAAGCTCTGTACGATGGTGGTAGCCCTTCTGACCTGCACGGGCAACGGTGAAGCCCACACGGGCCGGATGCCAGGCTCCGATGCATGCCACCTTTCTGAGACCTTTATGGGTTTTTCTGGGCAGCTTTTTGGTGTGCCAGCGACTCGTCACACCTGGAGGTCACAGAAACCcagcaattttaatttttataaatcagAGGAGCCTAACAGCAGTCCTGTATAGACTTACAAATACTCCCTATACATTACTATGTTTTTACTATgaagttttgtatttttttaatggtacTGTATTGTGACTATTTTAAACAGGATGCTAATGTTAAACACTAATTTTACTCTCGTTTGTTAgtaaagttattaaaaatatgagacATGTCTGTATAATGGAACCAAAAAACTTCACAAAACTGTTTTAAGAATCAACATTTCTTGGATACAACAACATGTCTGCATTGTTTTGATATAACAGAAGGTTCTCTTAAAAGATCGGTTTGATGTATCCTTGCAGTTTTTCTAACcaaataatacttaatacttaataaataaaagatgcaCTTATGGTGCATAGTCATACTCAGCAAAAATGTAGAGTTGTAAACAGGTGCCATGTTTCACTTAAATACAATACCGAATTTCACATTCACCACACTGTGAAGTTTTACTTCTGGTCTACCTCTATTTATCCATGTAAAGCTATCGCAAAAGCAAAAGTCATATGGATTTGATAGCAAAACATGTCTTTAAAGTAAGTTTCTTGACCTTCTCCAACCCCAAAGGCATGAGACATGCTCGTGTTTAAACTCTAGACTGAAAGTTGTGCAGTGCATGAAGGGAGAATGCACATCTCTCTCTGATCCCTGAATCAGCACTTCATCTGCTGAAAGGACAAAGCAGTGAGGTGAAATGTCCCATCATCCATCTTACCCTTTATACCATGGCCCTTGGTGACCCCGATCACATCGATCATTTCATTCTGGAAGAAGACAGAAGACACAAGCACAGGCTGCTCTAGCTTCTCCCTCGCCCAGTCCACCTTCTCAGCTATAGTGCCTCCGTTCAGCTGCACCTCCATGATGTGGGCCTTCTTCTGCCTCAGTGGAAGCAAGCGCATCtgtaagagacagacagagctaCTAAGAACCTAGGTGATAAAAACAGTCTTGCTGCAGACACAACACAAAAGaattttatgcaaaaataatatccTATATTCAATAATCCTATCCATCTATTCCATTCTCCATACTGCTTTTCCTGCACATGGTCaaagggagcctggagcctatcccaggggactcgggggacaaggcgggggacaccatGGACggagtgccaacccattgcagggcacaatcacacacacattcacccaccagttcacacactacagacaatttgggaGAGCCAATAAGCCTACAACGCAGGTCTTTgtactgggggaggaaactggagtacccagaggaaaccctagaagcatggggagaacatgcaagctccacgcacacagggcagaggcgggattcaaaTCCCCAACCCCGGAgatgcaaggcaacagtgctaagcCCTAAGCAACCATGCCCCCCCCAATAATCCTATATCAAGAATTAATACTGCGTAATCCATACCAATGTGGGATTTATGAACTCTATGAacaaagtgtgtttgtgtgttttccccAGATCCCATGAACATATAGCATGGGGTAGGAACACACACTggatgtgcacacacattcacatactcattcatgCCATGAGGAAAAGACTCTGGGAGAACATGCGCTCCTTATAGACAATAAGGATCGAACgtggaaccctggagctgtgaggcagcactATGCCATGATAACAATTTACCAGACAATTTAAACCATTTAATTATGGACCTTTCAACAAACTTCTGAATGCTTTACTTaacattttgtattgttaaatgCTTGTATTTGTCATGACctctttttggaaaatgaaaagtgaaatagaaaagaaaataagatgACATGCATTCAGAGAGCATTTCAGGTTGAATTATGTCACCATATAAATATGATAGTTCCATTTATCACCATTTCaattaaatgtttactgaaatGATTATACATAAAACACAGTAAATGTCAGTGCACTGTGCATAAGCAATACCCACTTCTGTTTGatgccttatttatttttaaactgccATTTGAAACTGCAGCCTCATGCTTACACTGACATGGCGGGAACATTTATTACAAGAAGTGTAATGGGTTATTCATCCACtgcatttaataaatacactgacTAGAGTGTGACTTGCACAGGCTGGAACAAAgatctatttattttatgaacttgAAATATGATATTGAGGCCAAAATTAGTctatgaaataaatctgtttatgagCTAAGAGACAAAAGTCTAGCCCTGGCCAGAAAATGAACTTGAATAGACAATAGACTGTCTCTTAATGTTACAATCAAAGACTTAAAACTGTTACTTCACATTACTTGTCTTGCACAGAGGGTCTGTGCAAACCATCTCAGCACTCACCTCAGGACAGCCAACTACTGAAATATTAAGCTcagtatttaaatgtgtacaataatatttccctatttattggagccatagagTTTTCTGATCCTGAACTATCAAACAACACTTTAGATCCAAGTCTATATTTATAAGCCTGCTTGTTTGTGAGTTACTGAGgcttggattaaacccattcaatatAAGTGACCAGTCAACCAGGCttataactataagaactcaatgattaatatatttaataagctttgataatggtgggttatgatttcacaaaaaatgaaagaaacccCTTGGATATGCTTCATGCacctcactttgagaaccactggtctaATATATACTTagtcattttgtaaaataacaatTTGTAGACATTCACGGTGTCATGTACAGCTAACATAAtccaaaaataatacatttcacaACAAAACATGATGtctacttttctttctttcagtggCTTAGTGCTTTAATTCAACACTAAGCTAATGACTCTGATATTCTAAAACAGTTGCATTTATTTTGGAAGCAGACGTACTCTGGCTCCCAATATGGAAATGCAGTGCTATTCATTTCAGTTACCTGAGAATGGACAATAACCCTGACCACAGAGCAGTATTTCTTCATCAGGGCAAAATCCTTCTCCAGCTGTTTTTTGCCTGCTTCATCCTGCCATTTCTTGCTGTATTTG contains:
- the LOC113528330 gene encoding 60S ribosomal protein L3-like; the protein is MSHRKFHAPRHGHMGFLPHKRSKRHRGRVRSWPKDDPKQPVHLTAFLGYKAGMTHTLREVHRSGMKISKREEVEAVTIIETPPVIVVGIVGYISTVKGLRSFKTIFAEHISDECKRRFYKNWYKSKKKAFTKYSKKWQDEAGKKQLEKDFALMKKYCSVVRVIVHSQMRLLPLRQKKAHIMEVQLNGGTIAEKVDWAREKLEQPVLVSSVFFQNEMIDVIGVTKGHGIKGVTSRWHTKKLPRKTHKGLRKVACIGAWHPARVGFTVARAGQKGYHHRTELNKKIYRIGKGIHIQEGKVVCNNASTSYDTTQKSITPLGGFPHYGEVNNDFVMVKGCVVGTKKRVLTLRKSLFVQTTRKVKESIDLKFIDTTSKFGHGRFQTAQEKFAFMGPQKKHLLRKASEPAEETL